A single Gasterosteus aculeatus chromosome 2, fGasAcu3.hap1.1, whole genome shotgun sequence DNA region contains:
- the bgnb gene encoding biglycan b isoform X1, whose product MNTFSTTVDTSLYEGKRIQGNKNTSMMVCKLKMLPCGSLLLMLCVARLISTSSALPFEQRGFWDFAMDNMDNLDSMDSGGMTTMMRDEEEGSGVEEIPPHHIPMCPFGCQCRLRVVQCSDLGLTEVPKNIPLDTKFLDLQNNRIPELKENDFKGLTHLYGLSLRNNIISKVHPRTFAPLKHMQKLYFSKNLLTTVPQNLPASLVEIRIHENRIRKVAAGAFAGLGNMNCIEMGANPIQNSGFEPGAFKGLKLNYLRISESKLTGVPKDLPESLNELHLDHNQIQAVELEDLSRYKNLYRLGLGYNHIRNIENGSLSFLPRLRELHLDNNRLTRVPSGLPDMKYLQVVYLHSNAIDQVGVDDFCPRGFGMKRTFYNGISLFSNPVNYWEVQPATFRCVGNRLGIQFGNYKK is encoded by the exons ATGAATACTTTTTCCACCACTGTAGATACTTCACTCTATGAGGGAAAGAGGATACAAGGGAACAAAAATACGAGCATGATG GTGTGTAAGTTAAAGATGTTACCATGTGGCTCCCTCCTGCTAATGCTGTGTGTGGCTCGGCtgatctccacctcctccgccctgcCCTTCGAGCAGAGAGGCTTCTGGGATTTTGCCATGGACAACATGGACAACCTGGACAGCATGGACAGCGGCgggatgacgacgatgatgaggGATGAGGAAGAAGGCTCGGGTGTAGAAGAGATTCCCCCTCATCACATACCCATGTGCCCCTTCGGCTGCCAATGCCGGCTCAGGGTCGTCCAGTGTTCTGACCTCG GTCTGACTGAGGTGCCAAAGAATATTCCTctagacaccaagttcctggaCCTGCAGAACAACCGCATCCCGGAGCTTAAAGAGAATGACTTCAAAGGCCTCACTCACTTATAt GGTCTGTCTCTGAGGAATAACATTATTTCCAAAGTCCACCCCAGAACATTTGCGCCTCTGAAGCACATGCAGAAGCTCTACTTCTCCAAGAATCTACTGACCACTGTTCCCCAGAACTTGCCGGCCTCTCTGGTTGAGATTAGGATCCACGAGAACCGCATCAGAAAGGTGGCTGCTGGGGCCTTTGCAGGACTGGGCAACATGAACTGCATAG AAATGGGAGCAAACCCCATCCAAAACAGCGGATTCGAGCCTGGAGCCTTCAAAGGACTGAAACTGAATTATCTGCGTATATCTGAGTCTAAATTAACTGGGGTGCCAAAAG ATCTCCCGGAGAGTCTTAATGAGCTTCATCTGGACCACAACCAGATCCAGGctgtggagctggaggacctgAGCCGCTACAAAAACCTGTACAG GTTGGGCCTTGGATATAACCACATCCGTAACATAGAGAACGGCAGCCTGTCCTTCCTCCCCAGGCTGAGAGAGCTGCACCTGGACAACAACCGCCTGACCCGTGTTCCCAGCGGCCTCCCAGATATGAAATACCTACAG GTGGTGTACCTCCATTCCAACGCCATCGACCAGGTGGGCGTGGATGACTTCTGCCCTCGAGGGTTCGGGATGAAGAGGACGTTCTATAACGGCATCAGCTTGTTTTCCAACCCTGTCAACTACTGGGAGGTGCAGCCCGCAACGTTCCGCTGTGTCGGCAATCGTCTGGGTATTCAGTTTGGCAACTACAAAAAGTGA
- the bgnb gene encoding biglycan b isoform X2, translated as MLPCGSLLLMLCVARLISTSSALPFEQRGFWDFAMDNMDNLDSMDSGGMTTMMRDEEEGSGVEEIPPHHIPMCPFGCQCRLRVVQCSDLGLTEVPKNIPLDTKFLDLQNNRIPELKENDFKGLTHLYGLSLRNNIISKVHPRTFAPLKHMQKLYFSKNLLTTVPQNLPASLVEIRIHENRIRKVAAGAFAGLGNMNCIEMGANPIQNSGFEPGAFKGLKLNYLRISESKLTGVPKDLPESLNELHLDHNQIQAVELEDLSRYKNLYRLGLGYNHIRNIENGSLSFLPRLRELHLDNNRLTRVPSGLPDMKYLQVVYLHSNAIDQVGVDDFCPRGFGMKRTFYNGISLFSNPVNYWEVQPATFRCVGNRLGIQFGNYKK; from the exons ATGTTACCATGTGGCTCCCTCCTGCTAATGCTGTGTGTGGCTCGGCtgatctccacctcctccgccctgcCCTTCGAGCAGAGAGGCTTCTGGGATTTTGCCATGGACAACATGGACAACCTGGACAGCATGGACAGCGGCgggatgacgacgatgatgaggGATGAGGAAGAAGGCTCGGGTGTAGAAGAGATTCCCCCTCATCACATACCCATGTGCCCCTTCGGCTGCCAATGCCGGCTCAGGGTCGTCCAGTGTTCTGACCTCG GTCTGACTGAGGTGCCAAAGAATATTCCTctagacaccaagttcctggaCCTGCAGAACAACCGCATCCCGGAGCTTAAAGAGAATGACTTCAAAGGCCTCACTCACTTATAt GGTCTGTCTCTGAGGAATAACATTATTTCCAAAGTCCACCCCAGAACATTTGCGCCTCTGAAGCACATGCAGAAGCTCTACTTCTCCAAGAATCTACTGACCACTGTTCCCCAGAACTTGCCGGCCTCTCTGGTTGAGATTAGGATCCACGAGAACCGCATCAGAAAGGTGGCTGCTGGGGCCTTTGCAGGACTGGGCAACATGAACTGCATAG AAATGGGAGCAAACCCCATCCAAAACAGCGGATTCGAGCCTGGAGCCTTCAAAGGACTGAAACTGAATTATCTGCGTATATCTGAGTCTAAATTAACTGGGGTGCCAAAAG ATCTCCCGGAGAGTCTTAATGAGCTTCATCTGGACCACAACCAGATCCAGGctgtggagctggaggacctgAGCCGCTACAAAAACCTGTACAG GTTGGGCCTTGGATATAACCACATCCGTAACATAGAGAACGGCAGCCTGTCCTTCCTCCCCAGGCTGAGAGAGCTGCACCTGGACAACAACCGCCTGACCCGTGTTCCCAGCGGCCTCCCAGATATGAAATACCTACAG GTGGTGTACCTCCATTCCAACGCCATCGACCAGGTGGGCGTGGATGACTTCTGCCCTCGAGGGTTCGGGATGAAGAGGACGTTCTATAACGGCATCAGCTTGTTTTCCAACCCTGTCAACTACTGGGAGGTGCAGCCCGCAACGTTCCGCTGTGTCGGCAATCGTCTGGGTATTCAGTTTGGCAACTACAAAAAGTGA
- the lrrc23 gene encoding leucine-rich repeat-containing protein 23 — protein sequence MSEMDEDAVLSDVEGEEEEAAHQQEAEENEKVEVCHLTKETISRGLSLLCRTGNGLGHAFVKVNLKDNGLDDIAAIASFTHLRFLDVSNNHLIDLSPLASLTQLLWLKVDKNAVETLKGQPFPQLIYLQWLSVAGNRLADLDGLVGPSLESLNLTGNRIQRVNGLQSGSLANLVTLELRGNKLDTTDGINLPNLRQLYLAQNAIKHLEGLEKLERLTTLHLRDNQLDALDGLSPNMKCLQYLNVRNNVISDEKALQGLARVSKTLRALVLSDNPLVDATDYRLSVLTLLPQLERLDKDPVSPEERVEARERMMALKEEEI from the exons ATGTCTGAGATGGATGAGGATGCAGTGTTGTCGGAcgtggagggagaagaagaagaagcagcacatCAACAAGAAGCCGAAGAGAACGAGAAG GTAGAGGTTTGTCATTTGACCAAAGAAACCATAAGTCGGGGCCTCTCCTTGCTGTGCCGAACAGGAAATGGACTAGGGCACGCGTTTGTCAAAGTGAACCTAAAAGACAA CGGACTGGACGACATTGCTGCGATCGCCAGTTTTACTCACCTACGTTTTCTGGATGTATCCAACAACCACCTTATTGATCTTTCTCCTCTGGCGTCACTCACCCAGCTGCTCTGGCTGAAG gTTGACAAAAACGCCGTGGAAACCCTCAAAGGGCAACCTTTTCCTCAGTTGATCTACTTGCAGTGGCTGAGCGTGGCAGGGAACCGCCTGGCCGACCTGGACGGCCTCGTCGGACCTTCTTTGGAGAGCCTCAATCTCACAG GTAACCGTATTCAGAGAGTGAATGGTCTTCAGAGTGGCTCTTTAGCCAACCTGGTCACGCTGGAGCTGAGGGGAAACAAACTGGATACCACAGATGGAATCAACCTTCCAAACCTGCGGCAATTATATCTG GCCCAAAATGCGATCAAGCATTTGGAGGGATTAGAGAAGTTAGAGCGCCTCACCACCCTTCACCTTCGAGACAACCAGCTGGATGCTCTGGACGGCCTCAGCCCCAACATGAAGTGTCTCCAATATCTCAATGTGAG AAACAACGTGATCTCAGATGAGAAAGCTCTGCAAGGCCTCGCGCGTGTGTCAAAAACTCTGCGAGCTCTGGTCCTTTCTGACAATCCTCTGGTGGACGCAACAGACTACCGGCTGAGCGTACTGACTCTCCTGCCCCAGCTGGAGCGACTGGACAAAGATCCCGTCTCCCCAGAGGAGAGGGTCGAGGCCCGTGAGAGAATGATG GCGCTTAAAGAAGAGGAAATTTGA
- the tktb gene encoding transketolase-like protein 2 gives MTSYHKPDEKTLQGLKDVANKLRINSIKATCASNSGHPTSCCSAAELMSVLFFNTMRYKADDPRNQCNDRFVLSKGHAAPILYAAWAEAGFVKESELLNLRKVDCDLEGHPTPKLAFVDVATGSLGQGLGAACGMAYTGKHFDKSGYRVYCMMGDGECSEGSVWEAMAFASYYKLDNLVAIMDVNRLGQSEAAPLKHDMETYRKRCEAFGWNTYVVDGHDVEELCKAFWQAQQVKDKPTCIVAKTFKGKGLKNIENLDNWHGKPIPKDRVDDVLKDLQALIQVPNKTLTPKLPKDDTAPADLSVISLPSPPAYKKGEKMATRRAYGVALAKMGEASKRVVALDGDTKNSTFSETFKKAFPDRYIECFIAEQNMVGVAIGCATRDRTVAFASTFAAFFSRAYDQIRMGAISQTNVNLVGSHCGVSIGEDGPSQMALEDLAMFRAIPTCTVFYPSDAVSTERAVELSANTKGICFIRTSRPDTAVLYAPDEKFKVGLAKIVRQSDNDCVTVIGAGITLHEALSAADTLASEGKKIRVIDPFTIKPLDAVTILASARATGGKIITVEDHYKEGGLGEAVLSAVGKEPGIVVTQLAVTGVPHSGKPQEMLDLFGISAKHIAEAVRQTVAN, from the exons ATGACGAGCTACCACAAACCCGACGAGAAGACTCTGCAGGGGCTGAAAGACGTCGCCAACAAGCTCAGGATCAACTCCATCAAGGCGACGTGCGCCTCCAACTCCGG GCACCCCACATCATGCTGCAGTGCAGCAGAGCTCATGTCCGTGCTCTTCTTCAACACCATGCGCTACAAAGCAGACGACCCTCGCAACCAGTGCAACGACCGCTTTGTGCTGTCAAAG GGTCACGCTGCACCCATCCTGTATGCTGCATGGGCAGAGGCCGGTTTCGTGAAGGAGTCTGAGTTGCTCAACCTGCGCAAGGTTGACTGTGACCTGGAGGGGCACCCCACACCC AAACTGGCCTTTGTTGACGTGGCTACAGGATCTCTGGGACAGGGTCTCGGGGCTGCCTGTGGGATGGCCTACACTGGCAAACATTTTGACAAATCAGG ATACCGTGTGTACTGCATGATGGGCGATGGAGAGTGTTCAGAGGGCTCCGTGTGGGAGGCCATGGCCTTTGCCTCCTACTACAAGCTGGACAACTTGGTGGCGATCATGGATGTCAACCGGCTCGGTCAAAGTGAAGCTGCACCCCTGAAGCATGACATGGAGACCTACCGCAAGCGCTGTGAAGCGTTCGG gtgGAACACGTATGTTGTGGATGGACACGATGTGGAGGAGCTGTGCAAAGCTTTCTGGCAGGCTCAGCAGGTGAAGGACAAACCCACTTGCATTGTAGCCAAGACGTTCAAGGGCAAAGGGCTCAAGA ACATTGAGAATCTTGATAATTGGCATGGCAAGCCCATCCCCAAGGACCGAGTGGATGACGTCCTGAAAGACCTGCAGGCTCTGATCCAGGTCCCCAACAAGACTCTTACCCCTAAGCTGCCCAAAGACGACACTGCACCCGCAGACCTTAGCGTCATCTCCCTGCCGTCACCCCCTGCATACAAGAAGGGAGAAAAG ATGGCAACGAGGCGTGCGTACGGCGTCGCCCTGGCCAAGATGGGGGAGGCAAGTAAGCGAGTGGTGGCCCTTGATGGAGACACCAAAAACTCCACCTTCTCAGAGACCTTCAAGAAGGCGTTCCCCGACCGCTACATTGAGTGCTTCATCGCTGAGCAGAACATG GTGGGAGTGGCCATTGGCTGCGCTACCAGAGACCGCACGGTTGCATTTGCCAGCACATTTGCTGCCTTTTTCTCCCGCGCCTATGACCAGATCCGCATGGGAGCCATCTCCCAGACCAATGTCAACCTGGTGGGGTCCCACTGCGGAGTCTCCATCG GCGAGGATGGTCCTTCCCAGATGGCCCTCGAGGATCTGGCCATGTTCCGCGCCATTCCAACATGTACAGTGTTTTACCCCAGTGATGCGGTATCCACAGAGAGGGCTGTTGAGCTGTCGGCAAACACCAAG GGTATCTGTTTTATCCGTACCAGCAGACCAGACACTGCCGTCCTCTACGCTCCAGATGAAAAGTTCAAAGTGGGCCTAGCAAAG ATTGTGCGCCAGTCTGACAATGACTGCGTGACTGTGATTGGAGCTGGCATTACTCTGCATGaggccctctctgctgctgaTACGCTGGCCAGTGAAG GAAAGAAAATCCGCGTAATTGACCCATTTACCATCAAGCCCTTGGATGCAGTTACCATTCTGGCCAGTGCCAGAGCCACAGGGGGAAAGATCATCACTGTGGAGGACCACTACAAGGAGG GTGGTCTTGGTGAAGCAGTGCTGTCCGCAGTGGGCAAGGAGCCTGGCATTGTTGTAACCCAGCTGGCAGTGACTGGTGTTCCCCACAGCGGCAAGCCGCAGGAGATGCTCGACCTCTTCGGCATCAGCGCCAAGCACATTGCCGAAGCAGTGCGTCAGACCGTTGCAAACTGA
- the LOC120829065 gene encoding extracellular matrix protein 2, with translation MQTARTWITLACLCGAALSGFISPHGARGYLETSSTREVETAAHQPAGTDRVTLLDTYASSVTLPSEAGDEQGEHRGVEVRKMQAGRRRRGAWGKRKHADAVEATAYRIAGFGPPLMGWRKRGKGPEETSGLFAALKELHADKQRLMDQGKTQQEEGEEDEDDDDDDDDDDDEDDDEEEEEEEEEEEEEEEEEEEGQEEEGGGEEEEEEEEGQEEEGGGEEEGEEEEEEEATEAPSNETETQTSSTESPLSKCQTADREISCRGVGMSVLPIILNPLATNLDFAENHIRIISPQDFSGVPNLDTLDLSGNKLDDESFSHGPLSNLTFLKKLNLDGNQLTRIPALPPSLEELKMNKNNLSELGPRCFKGLMNLLNLELGENTLHEDSVSPLAFRPLERLLHLRMDNSSFRSLPLGLPPSLQELQMNGNLMKEVTEEALRGHVHLKVLRLSHNLLHEQGIATYAWTHLKSLEALDLSYNKFTSVPMHLPRRLNKLSLQHNHISHIAAFTFRHMRSTLQSLRLSHNALSDEGMERVSFVGTYRSLGELLLDNNRLGEVPRCIQQFKNLQVLRLDNNQIRLVRQWGVCHPRSSGSSLASIHLENNLLDVERIPPKAFSCLTDAQGLILYPQQRLSHDQ, from the exons ATGCAAACGGCAAGGACGTGGATCACGCTGGCCTGTCTCTGTGGCGCGGCTCTATCAGGTTTTATCTCTCCGCACGGCGCGCGGGGATACTTGGAAACTTCTAGCACACGTGAAGTAGAAACTGCAGCACATCAACCAGCAGGAACTGATAGAGTGACCTTGTTGGATACATATGCTTCAAGTGTAACCCTCCCTTCTG AGGCTGGGGATGAGCAGGGGGAGCATCGAGGAGTGGAAGTCAGAAAGATGCAGGCTGGTCGGAGAAGACGAGGTGCCTGGGGGAAGAGGAAACACGCAGATGCTGTGGAGGCCACTGCATATAGAATa GCGGGTTTCGGGCCCCCCCTGATGGGCTGGAGAAAACGTGGGAAAGGACCGGAGGAAACTAGTGGTCTTTTTGCTGCACTTAAGGAGCTCCATGCTGATAAACAGCGCCTGATGGATCAAGGGAAAACgcaacaggaggagggggaagaagatgaagatgacgacgacgatgatgatgatgatgatgacgaagacgacgatgaggaggaagag gaggaagaggaggaagaagaagaagaggaggaggaggaggaggaaggacaagaagaggagggaggtggagaagaggaggaggaagaggaagaaggacaagaagaggagggaggtggagaagaagaaggagaagaagaagaagaagaagaggcaacCGAGGCTCCAAGCAATGAGACGGAAACACAGACCAgctctacagagtctcctctcaGCAAGTGTCAGACTGCGGACAGAGAAATCAGCTGCAGGGGCGTCGGCATGAGCGTCCTGCCAATCATCCTCAACCCACTCGCCACAAATCTGGACTTTgcag AGAACCACATCAGGATCATCAGTCCACAAGATTTCTCTGGTGTGCCAAACCTGGACACACTGGACCTGAGCGGAAACAAACTCGACGATGAGTCGTTCAGCCACGGCCCCCTGTCG AACTTGACCTTTCTGAAGAAGCTGAACCTTGACGGCAACCAGCTCACCCGCATCCCGGCACTGCCGCCGTCTCTGGAGGAGCTCAAGATGAACAAAAACAACCTCAGCGAACTCGGCCCTCGCTGTTTCAAAG GTTTGATGAACCTGCTGAATCTTGAGCTTGGGGAAAACACTCTCCACGAGGACAGTGTGTCACCTCTCGCCTTCAGACCGCTGGAGCGACTTCTTCACCTTCGGATGGACAACAGCAGCTTTCGTTCCCTCCCACTgggcctccccccctctcttcag GAGCTACAGATGAATGGAAATCTGATGAAAGAGGTAACAGAGGAGGCACTGAGGGGGCACGTCCATTTGAAGGTGCTGCGCCTGAGTCACAACCTGCTGCATGAGCAGGGCATTGCTACCTACGCCTGGACCCATCTCAA GTCCCTGGAGGCCTTGGACCTGTCCTACAACAAGTTCACCTCCGTTCCAATGCATTTGCCTCGTCGCTTAAATAAACTGAGCCTCCAACACAACCACATCAGTCACATTGCCGCCTTCACCTTCCGTCACATGCGGTCCACCCTACAGTCCCTCCGTCTATCCCACAACGCCTTGAGCGATGAGGGAATGGAGCGAGTCTCTTTTGTTGGAACATACCGCTCACTGGGTGAGCTCCTATTGGACAACAACCGTCTTGGTGAGGTCCCTCGCTGCATTCAACAGTTCAAGAACCTGCAGGTGTTGAGACTGGACAACAACCAGATCAG GCTGGTGAGGCAGTGGGGAGTTTGCCACCCTCGTAGTTCTGGCTCCTCCTTGGCTTCGATCCACTTGGAAAATAATCTGCTGGACGTGGAAAGGATTCCCCCAAAGGCCTTTTCATGTCTCACTGATGCTCAGGGACTGATCCTCTATCCACAACAGAGGCTCTCACATGACCAGTAG